The Equus caballus isolate H_3958 breed thoroughbred chromosome 4, TB-T2T, whole genome shotgun sequence genome includes the window ACACCTGATCGCACTCCTTAGGGCTTAAGTACACGTCGTCCTGCCTTTTTCCCAGCTCTCCCACCTCCTCTTGGTCTATTCCAGTCCTAGCTCCCTCCAAGACTCACTCGGCACCTCCTGCTTGCAAAGCCGTCCCTGACTGCCCCAGCCCACAGCCTCCCCTTGTTCTGAACTCCTCCAGCACCTGCATTCGGAGGAACAGCCATACCACCACATGTGATGCTCTAGGTGTTTTGTGAAACTCAAGCCTTCTCTCCCTTGCTCTTAGGTGTATAGCTCACCTGAGTCTGTGGCTactgaaaattctagaaaatgataGCAGTGAGATAGCTGTTTCCCAGCTCCACTTTTGAGACGGGGTGGAGGTGGGATGCAAGTTCAGGTTTGTGAGTCCGGGGCCTGGGCTTTTACTTATTCTGGGGCTCTCCTAGCGCACCGAGAATTCAGGGCCCCAAAGTGACCAGCTGCTTATCTAACATCTGGATTCCAAATGACAAGAGGGCGACATCTTTCGTTCAATTCCCTATGTTTACACCAGGCTGGGTAGACTTTAAAGGTCAGCCAGTCTCAATGGTGAATAATTAAAACATCGGAGTGTCCCTGCCTGCTGAGTCGGCCAGGCCGGGGAGACATAGGGAATCCTTCTGACTCGAGATTCACAGAGACGTTGGGCCGGCCACACCAACGGCAGTTCTCTCTGTCCAACCCTGCCCCCGGAGAGGGAGGCGGTACAGGAGGTCAGGCCACACGGAAGGCTCCTTGTCTTACAATCGTGTGATAGGCAGACTTCCCTAAAGCCTGGATAAGGATCTCGCAAGTCTGCCCACTTCGTGTTGCTCATTCCATCGCTGCCAAACGTCCTCTTTATTGCTAATTTACTTTCCCAAGCATGGTGTTACCTAGATGGACAATAGGAGCATTCTGAGCATCTGACTATCTTCTGATACAATGTACACGGGCCATATGGTTTATGCAGAACACATGAAGCTGGCTCCTTCACTGACCATTTACCCTCCTGCTCAAAGTGCAATGGCAGCAACAACTTAGGAACAGAGCTCGTGGGTGCTTTGGGTGCCTGTTCGTTGGTCCAGCCGAGCCACAGGGATGGTCTTGGAGCCCCAGGCAGGGAAGAGGCTCTGCCTTCTGACCATGGCTGTGCTCCCCTGCGGAGGGCAGCATGCTTGCCTTTCTCCACCTCTCCCCCAACACAACGGGCatcaccagaatggctgtgggctGGCTTCCAATTAAGACCTCCCAGGTCTTGGGTCTTTAGATGAGTTGGAGTTAGAAGAGTGGGATAGGAAGGAGATGGAAGCCCAGGAAAAGGACTAAGAGGAAGGGCAAGTGTCTGCCAGACAAGCGAGAGTCTCTGGCTCTTAGGTGTACAGATCGCCTGAGTCCATGGCCACCAAAAATTGTGGAAAATGACAGCAATGCGATAGCTGTCCCCTAGCCCACCCTTTTGAGATGGGGTGGAGGTGTGTCACAGAGGACTGTGGACTCTAATAAAGTCTAAGCCATGAGGAAAGACCAGGTGGATGCCTGGGGGCATTCAGGCCTCCGCAGTGTTTATCACCTCCATGGACCTTTACAATGTAGGGAAATTTGCCAGACAGCCATCACTTTAGTGATTAGTGAATTTGGCCCCCATCTCCTTCATAGGCAAGAATTTGGGTCTGTGGGATGGAAAAGCGTTTTCTAACTTGTTGGGAGTTCGTTCTCCCAACTATCAGGACAGCTGGGTGGGGCTCTTGGACAGACTCCAGGCTGTCACCCAGGCCTGGAGCTGCCCTCCTCACTGACCCTAATAGCATCCTAAACGAGCCACTACATGAAAAACGATTACGaatagagtttctgtttgggatgatgaaaaggttctggaaaTATATTTGTGATGTCCACACAACATtgagaatgtacttaatgccactgaattatatacttaaaaatggttaaaatagtaaatttcatGTTCCGTATATTTtgccacatgaaaaaaaaagattgggagggtctggccctgtggcttagtggtgaagttcacgcactcagctttggcggcctggagttcttgggtttgaatcccgggcTTGGACATACATACCACTCATggagccatgccatggcagcatcccacatacaaaataggggaagattggcacagatgttagctcagggacaattttccttaaacaaaaagaggaagattggcaacagatgttagctgagagccaaTCTCTCTCacccaaaaaataaattaatttaaaaaattaaaaaaaaaaacagattggtaAGCACAGGTTCtgtggaggttaagaaaggaggAGGGATCATAGATTGGGGATGGCTGAGAGCTGAGAGGACAGGATGTGAGGAACAGAGCAGGACTGTGAGGGGCATTGAGGGAGAGGTGTGTGAGGAGAAGACAGGTTGGagccttcctctctcttcttccatccaCAAATGCAAACCCTGTCTCCACTCAGCCCCGTGTTCAGGTGCACGTCTTCCACAGAGCTCTCTCTGTTCCCTCAGCTCTCGGAGCCCCAGAGTCACTCAGCACCAGTGTCCTGTTTCATGGACATTCATATCTCATCTCGTCACATCGTGAGCTCCTATGGACACATGACCTGGTCAGACACCTCTGTATTGGTCACATGGCTGGTACATAGTGGGCACGCACTGGGTACTCTATACCCAATGGTGACTATCAATTGCTTTTTGGAACAAGACTGgggaaaaatcaatcaattttaACTAATTAATAAAACATgtcttttctatatataacagtAAATTTGTGCTTTACTTCTCAGAGCATTTTCACATACCAGTACATGGTTCTAAGGTAAAAAGGTTGATGCTTTACCAAGATAGTCATACCCTGGGCTCATATCTGGGTGGCGTGGGGGGTATATATCAGTTTCAATGAGACCACCACTGTTCGAGTCTTGAACTCCTCCCTGGGAACAGCCCTCAGAAACCCCAGTTCTTCATTGCAGACACAGTGCATTGTTTGGCACGTCTTCTGTTTTGATTACCACCAGGCTTGACATGAAATGACTTTTGACTATTTGCAAACAAGCTCAAAGGACAAACATACGCCTCATCGAGAAGATTCAAGAGAATGTGAAATCCTAGAAATGCCTCGCACATGGAAAGTCTCAGCAAATATGCTGCAGGATCTAAAAGCTGTTCTTACACAAGAATCCCAGAATGTTTAGAGAAATATAAACATTGGTTCAACCAGCACAAATGTTGCTTTCACGTGCTTGAATTTAAAAGTTTAGCTGAATCACAACCTCAGTGCCTAAGAGGCCAGGAAGCGACTTCAAAGAATGAAGCCAATGGGGAGTGCGAGGGCCAAGGCACTGCCATTCCTGTCCCTTAGTATGAAGAGGCCAGCTTCTGCTCAGCCCCAGCCACCAGCTGCCAGATCTTCCAACTTTTCACGAGAGAAGCTGAAGTCCAGATTTTCCTGTGAAATTTCCAGGTATTTAAAATGCTGCTGGGGCCAAACACAACAGCTTCTGTTTACGGCCACACTGCCACATTCCCCAGGAGTCACCTACTCATTCTCGGCCAAGGAGCCTAAAATCTCACGGCGTTCACGCCCACCTTTTCCTCCCCTCCGCACCCCACAGAGAAAGAGGCGTCCCAGCCAAGGTCAGTCGCTCACCCGCGTCCAGTCTCACTTCCTTCCAccgtctctgggcctctgctttcGTGACTCCCATGCAATCTGAATCCGCCCCAACTGCCCTGAAGCCGTTCTCGCCAGGGTTGCCGATGACCTCCTTGCTATGAAGTCCAGAGGGTTTGGACGTTCTTCACTTCTGTGGTCACTCGAAGCCCTGAGCTCTtgacttcttcctctttcctggaaCACTGTCTTCCCTGGGCTCCTCTGTTGCCTCATGGGgttttcctctccattctctgGCATACCACTCTCTACACCACCCCCTGAATATTCGTGTTCCATGGGGTTctgtcccaggcccctctctgcCCACTCCACACTCATTTCTTGGGGGAGATGGTTCAGTCTCCCATAGCTTCAGAAACTTGTCAATGGTTCTCAGATCCGTTTATCTCTAGCTCCGCTCCTCTTCCTACTGGTCACACCAACTCAGCAGATCCAAGACTGCTCCCCCAGCATGAAACTGCTCCTTCCGTGTTGCCCCTCTCAGGGGAAGGCCACTGTCCGGTAGTCAGTCACTCCAGCAGAAATCAGGCCAACGTCATCAACTCCTCCATCTCCCTGTCCACATTGGTCAACAAGTCCTGTACCAGCTGCCTTCTAAGTGTCTCTTGAATCCAgcacttctctccctctcctctgacaCAACCGTGGTCTGTGGTCACCACCACGTGTCACCAGGACTGCTATGTGCTGATCTCCAGTCTCACTCCCTCCAGCCAGCCCATCCTTCCCAGGCAGCCGgtcatctttctaaaacacaTCATGAAAATGTGATCCTGTTCCTGCCCTGCCCTACCCCTCCCTCGGCTTCCAACTGCCCTTGGATAGACCAAGCTCCTTCATTTGTGCTAAAGGCTTTCCTCACCTGCCCATTCTATCTCTGGGGCTACTTCTCGGGCCTCTCATACCCTCTTACTCTATGCCCCAGCCATGCTGGACTTTGGTCCTCTGCGAACACTGTCCTCTCTGATCTCAATCGTCATCTACTCACGGCCATTCTTCAGGCTTTGTTTTAGGAGTGTCCTCATCCTGTCAACATCCCGTGACCTCTCCTAGATTTTGGATGCCCTCACTGTGCACTCCAAGAGCCTCTGTGCTCGCCCTCTCCCAGCACTTCTCGTGTTTCCTGTAAGCTCTCTGAGGGTAAGGACCCATCTGTCTTGCTTACCATCGTTTCCCATGCCTAgggcagtgcttggcacatagtaggcacccaGTAAATGCTTGCTagggttttttttggtaatagtGATGCTAGAATTGGAAAGGGCCTCAGCTCTCATCAACATCAACAATCTTATTGTAATAAGAAAGCAGAGGCCCAGGAAAATGAGTGCTCTGCTCCAAGTCCTACAACAGGCAGTGGGAGGGTCAAAGCCAAGACTTCTCATGCCGAGTCTGACACGTTCCCCATCATCTCACCCCTCCCCTTCACTGCCAGCCCCCGGGGCTCTCCTACCTGCCCAGACTGGGGAAATGCAGCTACAGAGGCATCTGTATCAAGCAGCCGTCATAAAGACAGAACCTTAGAAAGTGTGGGGGGAAAGCCACCTTCATCTGCCGTGGACGTCCTTCCAGGCAGGAGGGCAGGTGGGGCTGCTGCTCTGAGATCCCTTTGGGAGAGCTGCCAACAGAGGCAGAGCACCAGAGCTCCAGGTGGCACTCCGCCCGTCTCCATGGGGATGGCCAAAGGGCATCCTGCCCCCCCTCTCTGCATTCTCTACAGTTCTAGCCTTCAACACCTGGCATGAGAAATGTACGCTAGTTCCTCCCTTGTCAAATTTCGGAGCTAGGAGCAGGGAGCAGGGTAGTGGTTTGGCAGTTAGCTGTGTCGTATTTTGATTTGGTAGAGCCGATTGCCAGCAGCTGGTTAAATTTAACTCACCCAGGACAGGAAGGGAAGGGTGTCTGTGTGTGGACTTAAGGTGGGAGAGTGGATAAGAAGAGTCAGGGGTCCCTTCCCCTGGCTCATTTAACAGCCCCAGAACCTTCAGGTTGTAATTTTAATGACACTTTAAGTACACAGATACATTCTTTCCTCCCCCCTGTAAAGGTTCCTGACTCAGTCAGCCCTTGGCCAGGGGTGGTCCCGAAAAGTCTGCTTTCTGATGGGGTCTCTCGGGGGGAGTCTTCCAAGTTCTCAGGCCTGAACTGTTCCCAGCAAGGGTTCACTCTTAGCATGGTCTGTCATAGAATGTCAAAGCTGGTTGTCCTTTCCAGACTTCTCCCCAAgactgagagggaaggaaaatgggCAGCAGTCCACGCCATTGTCCTCACGCGCCCAGATGTCGGGCATGGGTCTCTCGAACCAGTGGGCCAAGGAAGGGTCCTGATAACCAGGCTCAGAAGAAGAGCGGAGGCGCGGCTACCTCAGCGGCAGTGGGCCAGGCTGGGGCCGAGAGGTCAGCATCGGAGGCCGGGTGGGCGACGTCGCCGTGGATGCGCTGGTGCCGCACCAGGTGAGTCTTGCGGCTGAAGCTCTTGCCGCACTGCGGGCAGGAAAAAGGGCGGGAGCCGGTGTGGATGGCCTGGTGGCGGACCAGGTTGGTTTTAGAGCTGAAACTGCGGGCGCAGACGGCACAGGCGTGGGGCCGACTGCCCGTGTGCACCGCCTGGTGGCGCCCTAGGTGCGACTTGCGGCTGAAGCGGCGGCCGCACTGCGTGCAGGCGAAAGGCCTGGCCCCGCTGTGGGCCCTGGAGTGGGCGACCAGATTGGGCCGCGAGCCGAAGCGGCGGCCACACTGCGCGCAAGCGAAGGGTCGTTCACCGGTGTGCACCCGCCGGTGCCGTGCCAGGTGCTGGCCGTGGGCGAAGCCGCGCCCGCAGTCCGGGCAGAAGAGGGACCGCTCGCTCGCGGGAGCGCCCTGGGGCGCCGCTGTGCTTCGGGGCACGCCGGCCAAGGGCTCGGCAGCAGCGGGGTCCACGGTGGCGCCCAGTGCGCACTCTTCGCAACCGAAGGGGCGCCCCTCGCTGCGGTGCAGACGCTGGTGCGTGGCGAGGTTCTTCTTCCAGCCAAAGCTCAGGCCGCAGTCGGAGCAGGCGAAAGGCTTAGGCCCGGGCGGGGACGGAGTAGGGGACGGGGCAGGGGAACTGGGCGCGTCAGGAGAGGGCGGGGTGCGGCCGGCCGCTTCGTGCACCCTTTGGTGCCGCACCAAGTGCTGCTTGTGCGTGAAGCTGCGCGCGCACTGCGCGCACTGGTAGGGCCTCTCGCCCGTGTGGATGCGCTGGTGGCGGATCAGGTGCGTCTTTTTGCGAAACCGCTTCTCGCACTCAGTGCAGGGGAAGGGCCGCTCGCCCGTGTGCGTCTTCTGGTGCGAGCCCAGGTGTATCTTCTGGCTGAAGCGCTTGCCGCACTCTGCGCACGGGTAGGGCCGCTCGCCGGTGTGCGTGCGCAGGTGGCGGGTCAGGTGGGCCTTCTTGCTGAAGCGCTTGTCGCACTCGGAGCACGGGAAGGGCCGCTCGCCGCGGTGGCTGCGCTGGTGCATCAGCATGTGCGCGCGCTGCGTGAAGCTGCGGCCGCAGTCCGGGCAGGCGCAGGGGCCCTCGCCGCGGTGCAGCCTCTGGTGCAGCCGCAAGGTCAGCTGGTCCCGGAATCGCCGCTCGCACTCCCCGCAGCCATAGGGCTTCTCGGAGGCGGGGGCCCACCCCGCCAACGCAAGCCCACCCAATGCCCCTGGGGCGCCCGGCTCCAGCTTATACGCGGTGGCCAGAGGCCCCAGGTCAGGCGCGGGAAAAGGGCCGGGGAGTAATGATAGATGCTGGGGCCATTCGACCTCCTCTTCGGCCTCCTGATCCTCTTTTTCCACCTTCACCTTCCGAGTCATCCACTCGTCGCCTAAAAAGTCAAAACAAGTCTATCAAGCCCAACgtttatttatgtaattttttttccccaatacaACCACCACCTCCTGGAGCCCTGCAGTCTGGCTTCTGCTCTCTCCACTCTACTGGGAGGTTCCTGGGGATGACCAAATCCGGGCATCACCGCccagtcctcctccttccctctctgcgGCCTGGGACGGCGGTGAACCCCTCTCCAGGCTCCCGTGTCTTGTCTCCAGGAGCGCCTCTCCTGCCTCTGTAGTAGCATCGGCTTACTCTTGCGCCCCTGAAGACGAATGTTGCTCAAGGTCCAGTCCTCAGGCTTCGGCGGGGTTCATATGCCCTCCGTGGCCACCCCCAACCTTCCTGTCCAGCTGGCTCCTTTATGGAAAACCACGGTCTCTCATCTCCTGTTGAGCAGCTCCCGCCACATCCTGCAAATTGGCTGCCGCTCAGCAGGCTTATCACCAAAGACCTGACCTTCCCAGACCTACCCGCTGACTTGAACAGCGGGACTTCAGTCTCCTTCTC containing:
- the ZNF467 gene encoding zinc finger protein 467 isoform X1, translated to MGSSREEVCGLTPGRAPWVAMRETLEALSSLGFSVGQPEMAPQSEPGERSHHAQGQMSSPQEDRALGMGAGHEAPRLEEGAHTEQAEAPCRGGQVRTARKAEPTGSCPGDEWMTRKVKVEKEDQEAEEEVEWPQHLSLLPGPFPAPDLGPLATAYKLEPGAPGALGGLALAGWAPASEKPYGCGECERRFRDQLTLRLHQRLHRGEGPCACPDCGRSFTQRAHMLMHQRSHRGERPFPCSECDKRFSKKAHLTRHLRTHTGERPYPCAECGKRFSQKIHLGSHQKTHTGERPFPCTECEKRFRKKTHLIRHQRIHTGERPYQCAQCARSFTHKQHLVRHQRVHEAAGRTPPSPDAPSSPAPSPTPSPPGPKPFACSDCGLSFGWKKNLATHQRLHRSEGRPFGCEECALGATVDPAAAEPLAGVPRSTAAPQGAPASERSLFCPDCGRGFAHGQHLARHRRVHTGERPFACAQCGRRFGSRPNLVAHSRAHSGARPFACTQCGRRFSRKSHLGRHQAVHTGSRPHACAVCARSFSSKTNLVRHQAIHTGSRPFSCPQCGKSFSRKTHLVRHQRIHGDVAHPASDADLSAPAWPTAAEVAAPPLFF
- the ZNF467 gene encoding zinc finger protein 467 isoform X2; the protein is MRETLEALSSLGFSVGQPEMAPQSEPGERSHHAQGQMSSPQEDRALGMGAGHEAPRLEEGAHTEQAEAPCRGGQVRTARKAEPTGSCPGDEWMTRKVKVEKEDQEAEEEVEWPQHLSLLPGPFPAPDLGPLATAYKLEPGAPGALGGLALAGWAPASEKPYGCGECERRFRDQLTLRLHQRLHRGEGPCACPDCGRSFTQRAHMLMHQRSHRGERPFPCSECDKRFSKKAHLTRHLRTHTGERPYPCAECGKRFSQKIHLGSHQKTHTGERPFPCTECEKRFRKKTHLIRHQRIHTGERPYQCAQCARSFTHKQHLVRHQRVHEAAGRTPPSPDAPSSPAPSPTPSPPGPKPFACSDCGLSFGWKKNLATHQRLHRSEGRPFGCEECALGATVDPAAAEPLAGVPRSTAAPQGAPASERSLFCPDCGRGFAHGQHLARHRRVHTGERPFACAQCGRRFGSRPNLVAHSRAHSGARPFACTQCGRRFSRKSHLGRHQAVHTGSRPHACAVCARSFSSKTNLVRHQAIHTGSRPFSCPQCGKSFSRKTHLVRHQRIHGDVAHPASDADLSAPAWPTAAEVAAPPLFF